Proteins found in one Zea mays cultivar B73 chromosome 1, Zm-B73-REFERENCE-NAM-5.0, whole genome shotgun sequence genomic segment:
- the LOC103633744 gene encoding probable E3 ubiquitin-protein ligase LUL2: MGNAGSNGGGAAAGHRRRSSGHGHHHQAPPPHQPQETAANRYVFAAATPYPPQYPNPNPPQYYPQYGNYYPPPPPSVPVPLPAPYDHHHRPPTAAPGEFPPPPLTHPHHYPGWAGRYPSYGQHLPMPTPYVEHQKAVTIRNDVNLKKETLRIEPDEECPGHFLVAFTFDATVAGSMTVYLFAKEELNCNLTAVKEDLMKPVTVSFKEGLGQKFRQPSGTGIDFSVFEESDLLKQGDMDVYPLAVKAETTLLVDHPPEGDDQKMKTPNSQITQAVFEKKENGDYHVRVVCQILWVNGTRYELQEIYGIGNSVEGDADANDPGKECVICLSEPRDTTVLPCRHMCMCSECAKVLRYQTTRCPICRQPVERLLEIKVNNKSEDQQQMPQSPPLPALDPQQEEV; the protein is encoded by the exons ACCAGGCGCCGCCGCCTCACCAGCCGCAGGAGACTGCGGCCAACCGCTACGTGTTCGCGGCCGCCACGCCGTACCCGCCCCAGTACCCTAACCCCAACCCGCCGCAGTACTACCCGCAGTACGGGAACTActacccaccaccaccaccatccgtGCCGGTGCCCCTTCCGGCGCCGTACGACCACCACCACAGGCCACCCACCGCCGCCCCCGGCGAgttcccgcccccgcccctcaccCACCCCCACCACTACCCTGGCTGGGCTGGGCGGTATCCCTCCTACGGACAACATCTGCCTATGCCCACTCCCTACGTTGAGCACCAGAAGGCCGTCACTATCCGCAACGACGTCAACCTTAAGAAGGAGACGCTTAGGATCGAGCCTGATGAAGAGTGCCCTGGCCACTTCCTCGTTGCCTTCACCTTTGACGCCACGGTCGCTGGCAG CATGACTGTTTACTTGTTTGCAAAGGAAGAGCTCAACTGCAATCTAACAGCAGTGAAAGAAGACCTAATGAAGCCCGTTACTGTTAGCTTCAAAGAgggtcttggtcaaaaattcaggcAACCTTCAGGAACAGGAATTGACTTTTCAGTGTTTGAAGAATCAGATTTATTAAAGCAGGGGGACATGGATGTATATCCACTTGCAGTTAAAGCTGAAACAACATTGCTTGTTGATCACCCACCAGAAGGGGATGACCAAAAGATGAAAACTCCTAACTCACAGATCACCCAGGCCGTGTTTGAAAAGAAAGAAAATGGGGATTATCATGTAAGAGTTGTTTGCCAGATCCTTTGGGTCAATGGAACTAGGTATGAACTGCAAGAAATATATGGCATAGGGAACTCCGTGGAAGGTGATGCTGATGCAAATGATCCAGGGAAAGAATGTGTTATTTGCCTCTCAGAACCAAGGGATACTACTGTCCTCCCATGTAGGCATATG TGCATGTGCAGTGAGTGCGCCAAGGTCCTGAGGTACCAAACCACTCGGTGCCCCATCTGCAGGCAGCCTGTTGAGCGTCTCCTCGAGATCAAAGTGAACAACAAATCTGAAGATCAGCAACAGATGCCCCAATCGCCACCGCTCCCAGCACTGGATCCGCAGCAGGAAGAGGTGTAG